The Esox lucius isolate fEsoLuc1 chromosome 5, fEsoLuc1.pri, whole genome shotgun sequence genome includes a region encoding these proteins:
- the rsph10b gene encoding radial spoke head 10 homolog B isoform X1, translating to MTASFASQLPHDDKHLQRSDDEFDEVLSLSNIIVQRYEGEKYLEQFHGEGVAHFHGGHVYKGMFSKGFMQGHGVYTWAGGVKYEGEFAFNMPMGHGIYTWQDGSCYEGEVFNGLRHGVGTFTCANALVKYRGQWHHCRRHGKGTVYYNQEETSWYEGDWVNSKREGWGVRCYPSGNVYEGHWRNNMKQGQGRMCWHQLGQQYTGTWENGVQHGQGTHTWFLKRVPGSQYPLRNEYAGNFVQGLRHGKGSFFYASGAVYKGEWRSNKKHGQGKFVFKSGHIFEGEFINDHMVKFPAFCLDRSNTPDLSGIRTHTPGPEDGESTRRALGEHTICRPALLGPDMARDISALLENLPENQREQKFKEVEFVVLRHIAELRTIYSFYSSLGRDQSADNTFLLSRLQLWRLLKDCSIHKQGITLAQIDRYISADDAPSEIHSPFSTMLFRKFISCVVILAYKIYHKDIEPSDNILVSCFSKLMRENIIPNAKNVKGRLFPNPLHAVIAVNYIERCWDIYKAFCRVNPAPFGDQTLTVRHFIWMFKDLGLFDSKMTTGKLVQILSVENPAVYDHSHYNLDLEMTLLEFFEALLGCADVWDLSDVQSSNDQVENCPLTDTRDNPLQRSSQNTLSLSGPAVKPPNPNISPDVGSSIESIELRKSKDVLQLSTLEVEPKRPTAVGDLKSQTEESGGESATYSSANETTEGTTMVSLSSAVEPKESNHPTSDHPLSPEAVENRSGVGGKRSGPAETELDCWIQRTHHFFSQRFFPAYEYSLALRKEVLDDKLKQAAIARIALAKAKDVARLREQWEAEEEEKREDEEAEQGEGQEDDFNPSPAAQTPAASTTSVVMTKQPGKVAKKK from the exons GTATGAAGGAGAGAAGTATTTAGAGCAGTTCCATGGTGAAGGCGTGGCACATTTTCATGGAGGACATGTATATAAG GGTATGTTTTCCAAAGGATTCATGCAAGGACATGGTGTGTATACTTGGGCAGGTGGTGTAAAATATGAG GGGGAGTTTGCATTTAATATGCCCATGGGCCATGGGATATATACCTGGCAGGATGGAAGCTGTTATGAGGGAGAGGTGTTTAATGGACTCCGCCATGGTGTGGGGACATTCACGTGTGCCAATGCTTTAGTAAAATACAGAGGGCAGTGGCATCACTGCAGAAGACATGGAAAG GGGACAGTTTactataaccaggaggagacatCCTGGTATGAAGGAGACTGGGTGAACAGTAAAAGAGAAGGATGGGGGGTACGATG TTACCCATCTGGAAATGTGTATGAGGGCCACTGGAGGAACAATATGAAACAAGGTCAAGGCAGGATGTGCTGGCACCAGCTGGGTCAACAGTACACAGGGACATGGGAGAATGGGGTCCAG CACGGACAGGGGACCCACACATGGTTCCTGAAGAGAGTGCCTGGCTCTCAGTATCCCCTGAGGAATGAGTACGCTGGGAACTTTGTCCAAGGGCTGAGGCATGGCAAGGGCAGCTTCTTTTATGCCAGCGGGGCTGTTTACAAAGGCGAGTGGAGGAGCAACAAAAAACATGGACAG gggaagtttgttttcaaaagtgggcatatatttgaAGGAGAATTTATCAATGACCACATGGTAAAGTTTCCGGCCTTCTGCCTGGATCGTTCAAACACTCCTGATCTGAGTGGAATAAGAACACACACTCCGGGTCCTGAGGATG GAGAATCTACTAGAAGAGCATTAGGAGAACACACCATCTGTAGGCCAGCCCTGCTTGGGCCTGATATGGCTCGGGACATCTCTGCTTTGCTGGAGAACCTCccagagaaccagagagaacAGAAGTTCAAAGAG GTGGAGTTTGTGGTGCTGAGGCACATAGCTGAGCTGAGGACCATCTATAGCTTCTACAGTAGCCTGGGCCGTGATCAGTCGGCAGACAACACTTTCCTGCTCTCCCGTCTGCAGCTCTGGAGACTCCTCAAAGACTGCAGCATCCACAAGCAAGGCATCACCCTAGCCCAGATTGACCGCTACATCTCTG CAGATGATGCCCCTTCAGAGATCCATTCTCCCTTCAGCACCATGCTGTTCAGAAAGTTCATCAGCTGTGTCGTCATCCTGGCCTACAAGATCTATCATAAGGACATAGA GCCCTCTGATAACATACTCGTGTCCTGTTTCTCCAAGCTGATGAGAGAGAATATCATTCCTAATGCAAAGAACGTAAAAG GGCGATTGTTTCCCAACCCTCTGCATGCCGTGATTGCTGTCAACTACATTGAAAGGTGCTGGGACATCTACAAGGCTTTCTGCAGAGTCAATCCAGCTCCATTTGGAGATCAAACACTGACCGTCAGGCACTTCATATGGATGTTCAAG GACCTGGGACTGTTTGATTCTAAGATGACTACAGGAAAACTTGTGCAAATCCTCTCTGTGGAGAACCCGGCTGTTTATGACCACTCCCACTACAACCTGGATCTAGAG ATGACACTCCTGGAGTTCTTTGAGGCACTGCTGGGATGTGCAGATGTCTGGGATCTGAGCGATGTGCAGAGCTCTAATGACCAGGTGGAGAACTGCCCTTTAACTGACACCAGAGACAACCCACTACAGAGGTCCTCACAAAACACCTTGTCTTTGAGTGGACCTGCTGTGAAGCCACCCAACCCCAACATCTCTCCTGACGTTGGGAGCTCAATTGAGTCCATTGAG TTGAGAAAGTCTAAGGATGTTCTCCAGCTGTCTACACTTGAGGTGGAAcctaagaggcctacagcagTAGGTGATCTTAAATCACAGACCGAGG AATCAGGTGGTGAATCAGCAACATACTCATCTGCCAATGAGACGACAGAAGGAACAACCATGGTGAGCTTATCATCGGCAGTAGAGCCTAAGGAGTCAAACCACCCTACCAGTGACCATCCTCTGAGCCCAG AGGCTGTTGAGAACAGGAGTGGTGTTGGAGGGAAAAGGTCCGGCCCAGCCGAGACAGAATTGGACTGCTGGATCCAGAGGACCCACCATTTCTTCTCCCAGAGGTTCTTCCCAGCATACGAGTACAGCCTGGCCCTGAGGAAGGAGGTTCTGGATGACAAGCTCAAGCAGGCGGCAATTGCCCGCATCGCTTTAGCAAAAGCAAAAGATGTCGCTAG GTTGAGGGAGCAGTGGGAGgcagaagaggaagaaaagaggGAGGACGAGGAGGCTGAACAGGGTGAAGGGCAAGAGGATGATTTTAACCCCTCTCCAGCAGCCCAGACACCTGCTGCCTCCACCACCTCAGTTGTCATGACCAAACAGCCTGGCAAAGTGGCCAAGAAGAAATGA
- the rsph10b gene encoding radial spoke head 10 homolog B isoform X2, translated as MTASFASQLPHDDKHLQRSDDEFDEVLSLSNIIVQRYEGEKYLEQFHGEGVAHFHGGHVYKGMFSKGFMQGHGVYTWAGGVKYEGEFAFNMPMGHGIYTWQDGSCYEGEVFNGLRHGVGTFTCANALVKYRGQWHHCRRHGKGTVYYNQEETSWYEGDWVNSKREGWGVRCYPSGNVYEGHWRNNMKQGQGRMCWHQLGQQYTGTWENGVQHGQGTHTWFLKRVPGSQYPLRNEYAGNFVQGLRHGKGSFFYASGAVYKGEWRSNKKHGQGKFVFKSGHIFEGEFINDHMVKFPAFCLDRSNTPDLSGIRTHTPGPEDGESTRRALGEHTICRPALLGPDMARDISALLENLPENQREQKFKEVEFVVLRHIAELRTIYSFYSSLGRDQSADNTFLLSRLQLWRLLKDCSIHKQGITLAQIDRYISDDAPSEIHSPFSTMLFRKFISCVVILAYKIYHKDIEPSDNILVSCFSKLMRENIIPNAKNVKGRLFPNPLHAVIAVNYIERCWDIYKAFCRVNPAPFGDQTLTVRHFIWMFKDLGLFDSKMTTGKLVQILSVENPAVYDHSHYNLDLEMTLLEFFEALLGCADVWDLSDVQSSNDQVENCPLTDTRDNPLQRSSQNTLSLSGPAVKPPNPNISPDVGSSIESIELRKSKDVLQLSTLEVEPKRPTAVGDLKSQTEESGGESATYSSANETTEGTTMVSLSSAVEPKESNHPTSDHPLSPEAVENRSGVGGKRSGPAETELDCWIQRTHHFFSQRFFPAYEYSLALRKEVLDDKLKQAAIARIALAKAKDVARLREQWEAEEEEKREDEEAEQGEGQEDDFNPSPAAQTPAASTTSVVMTKQPGKVAKKK; from the exons GTATGAAGGAGAGAAGTATTTAGAGCAGTTCCATGGTGAAGGCGTGGCACATTTTCATGGAGGACATGTATATAAG GGTATGTTTTCCAAAGGATTCATGCAAGGACATGGTGTGTATACTTGGGCAGGTGGTGTAAAATATGAG GGGGAGTTTGCATTTAATATGCCCATGGGCCATGGGATATATACCTGGCAGGATGGAAGCTGTTATGAGGGAGAGGTGTTTAATGGACTCCGCCATGGTGTGGGGACATTCACGTGTGCCAATGCTTTAGTAAAATACAGAGGGCAGTGGCATCACTGCAGAAGACATGGAAAG GGGACAGTTTactataaccaggaggagacatCCTGGTATGAAGGAGACTGGGTGAACAGTAAAAGAGAAGGATGGGGGGTACGATG TTACCCATCTGGAAATGTGTATGAGGGCCACTGGAGGAACAATATGAAACAAGGTCAAGGCAGGATGTGCTGGCACCAGCTGGGTCAACAGTACACAGGGACATGGGAGAATGGGGTCCAG CACGGACAGGGGACCCACACATGGTTCCTGAAGAGAGTGCCTGGCTCTCAGTATCCCCTGAGGAATGAGTACGCTGGGAACTTTGTCCAAGGGCTGAGGCATGGCAAGGGCAGCTTCTTTTATGCCAGCGGGGCTGTTTACAAAGGCGAGTGGAGGAGCAACAAAAAACATGGACAG gggaagtttgttttcaaaagtgggcatatatttgaAGGAGAATTTATCAATGACCACATGGTAAAGTTTCCGGCCTTCTGCCTGGATCGTTCAAACACTCCTGATCTGAGTGGAATAAGAACACACACTCCGGGTCCTGAGGATG GAGAATCTACTAGAAGAGCATTAGGAGAACACACCATCTGTAGGCCAGCCCTGCTTGGGCCTGATATGGCTCGGGACATCTCTGCTTTGCTGGAGAACCTCccagagaaccagagagaacAGAAGTTCAAAGAG GTGGAGTTTGTGGTGCTGAGGCACATAGCTGAGCTGAGGACCATCTATAGCTTCTACAGTAGCCTGGGCCGTGATCAGTCGGCAGACAACACTTTCCTGCTCTCCCGTCTGCAGCTCTGGAGACTCCTCAAAGACTGCAGCATCCACAAGCAAGGCATCACCCTAGCCCAGATTGACCGCTACATCTCTG ATGATGCCCCTTCAGAGATCCATTCTCCCTTCAGCACCATGCTGTTCAGAAAGTTCATCAGCTGTGTCGTCATCCTGGCCTACAAGATCTATCATAAGGACATAGA GCCCTCTGATAACATACTCGTGTCCTGTTTCTCCAAGCTGATGAGAGAGAATATCATTCCTAATGCAAAGAACGTAAAAG GGCGATTGTTTCCCAACCCTCTGCATGCCGTGATTGCTGTCAACTACATTGAAAGGTGCTGGGACATCTACAAGGCTTTCTGCAGAGTCAATCCAGCTCCATTTGGAGATCAAACACTGACCGTCAGGCACTTCATATGGATGTTCAAG GACCTGGGACTGTTTGATTCTAAGATGACTACAGGAAAACTTGTGCAAATCCTCTCTGTGGAGAACCCGGCTGTTTATGACCACTCCCACTACAACCTGGATCTAGAG ATGACACTCCTGGAGTTCTTTGAGGCACTGCTGGGATGTGCAGATGTCTGGGATCTGAGCGATGTGCAGAGCTCTAATGACCAGGTGGAGAACTGCCCTTTAACTGACACCAGAGACAACCCACTACAGAGGTCCTCACAAAACACCTTGTCTTTGAGTGGACCTGCTGTGAAGCCACCCAACCCCAACATCTCTCCTGACGTTGGGAGCTCAATTGAGTCCATTGAG TTGAGAAAGTCTAAGGATGTTCTCCAGCTGTCTACACTTGAGGTGGAAcctaagaggcctacagcagTAGGTGATCTTAAATCACAGACCGAGG AATCAGGTGGTGAATCAGCAACATACTCATCTGCCAATGAGACGACAGAAGGAACAACCATGGTGAGCTTATCATCGGCAGTAGAGCCTAAGGAGTCAAACCACCCTACCAGTGACCATCCTCTGAGCCCAG AGGCTGTTGAGAACAGGAGTGGTGTTGGAGGGAAAAGGTCCGGCCCAGCCGAGACAGAATTGGACTGCTGGATCCAGAGGACCCACCATTTCTTCTCCCAGAGGTTCTTCCCAGCATACGAGTACAGCCTGGCCCTGAGGAAGGAGGTTCTGGATGACAAGCTCAAGCAGGCGGCAATTGCCCGCATCGCTTTAGCAAAAGCAAAAGATGTCGCTAG GTTGAGGGAGCAGTGGGAGgcagaagaggaagaaaagaggGAGGACGAGGAGGCTGAACAGGGTGAAGGGCAAGAGGATGATTTTAACCCCTCTCCAGCAGCCCAGACACCTGCTGCCTCCACCACCTCAGTTGTCATGACCAAACAGCCTGGCAAAGTGGCCAAGAAGAAATGA
- the rsph10b gene encoding radial spoke head 10 homolog B isoform X4 yields the protein MTASFASQLPHDDKHLQRSDDEFDEVLSLSNIIVQRYEGEKYLEQFHGEGVAHFHGGHVYKGMFSKGFMQGHGVYTWAGGVKYEDGSCYEGEVFNGLRHGVGTFTCANALVKYRGQWHHCRRHGKGTVYYNQEETSWYEGDWVNSKREGWGVRCYPSGNVYEGHWRNNMKQGQGRMCWHQLGQQYTGTWENGVQHGQGTHTWFLKRVPGSQYPLRNEYAGNFVQGLRHGKGSFFYASGAVYKGEWRSNKKHGQGKFVFKSGHIFEGEFINDHMVKFPAFCLDRSNTPDLSGIRTHTPGPEDGESTRRALGEHTICRPALLGPDMARDISALLENLPENQREQKFKEVEFVVLRHIAELRTIYSFYSSLGRDQSADNTFLLSRLQLWRLLKDCSIHKQGITLAQIDRYISADDAPSEIHSPFSTMLFRKFISCVVILAYKIYHKDIEPSDNILVSCFSKLMRENIIPNAKNVKGRLFPNPLHAVIAVNYIERCWDIYKAFCRVNPAPFGDQTLTVRHFIWMFKDLGLFDSKMTTGKLVQILSVENPAVYDHSHYNLDLEMTLLEFFEALLGCADVWDLSDVQSSNDQVENCPLTDTRDNPLQRSSQNTLSLSGPAVKPPNPNISPDVGSSIESIELRKSKDVLQLSTLEVEPKRPTAVGDLKSQTEESGGESATYSSANETTEGTTMVSLSSAVEPKESNHPTSDHPLSPEAVENRSGVGGKRSGPAETELDCWIQRTHHFFSQRFFPAYEYSLALRKEVLDDKLKQAAIARIALAKAKDVARLREQWEAEEEEKREDEEAEQGEGQEDDFNPSPAAQTPAASTTSVVMTKQPGKVAKKK from the exons GTATGAAGGAGAGAAGTATTTAGAGCAGTTCCATGGTGAAGGCGTGGCACATTTTCATGGAGGACATGTATATAAG GGTATGTTTTCCAAAGGATTCATGCAAGGACATGGTGTGTATACTTGGGCAGGTGGTGTAAAATATGAG GATGGAAGCTGTTATGAGGGAGAGGTGTTTAATGGACTCCGCCATGGTGTGGGGACATTCACGTGTGCCAATGCTTTAGTAAAATACAGAGGGCAGTGGCATCACTGCAGAAGACATGGAAAG GGGACAGTTTactataaccaggaggagacatCCTGGTATGAAGGAGACTGGGTGAACAGTAAAAGAGAAGGATGGGGGGTACGATG TTACCCATCTGGAAATGTGTATGAGGGCCACTGGAGGAACAATATGAAACAAGGTCAAGGCAGGATGTGCTGGCACCAGCTGGGTCAACAGTACACAGGGACATGGGAGAATGGGGTCCAG CACGGACAGGGGACCCACACATGGTTCCTGAAGAGAGTGCCTGGCTCTCAGTATCCCCTGAGGAATGAGTACGCTGGGAACTTTGTCCAAGGGCTGAGGCATGGCAAGGGCAGCTTCTTTTATGCCAGCGGGGCTGTTTACAAAGGCGAGTGGAGGAGCAACAAAAAACATGGACAG gggaagtttgttttcaaaagtgggcatatatttgaAGGAGAATTTATCAATGACCACATGGTAAAGTTTCCGGCCTTCTGCCTGGATCGTTCAAACACTCCTGATCTGAGTGGAATAAGAACACACACTCCGGGTCCTGAGGATG GAGAATCTACTAGAAGAGCATTAGGAGAACACACCATCTGTAGGCCAGCCCTGCTTGGGCCTGATATGGCTCGGGACATCTCTGCTTTGCTGGAGAACCTCccagagaaccagagagaacAGAAGTTCAAAGAG GTGGAGTTTGTGGTGCTGAGGCACATAGCTGAGCTGAGGACCATCTATAGCTTCTACAGTAGCCTGGGCCGTGATCAGTCGGCAGACAACACTTTCCTGCTCTCCCGTCTGCAGCTCTGGAGACTCCTCAAAGACTGCAGCATCCACAAGCAAGGCATCACCCTAGCCCAGATTGACCGCTACATCTCTG CAGATGATGCCCCTTCAGAGATCCATTCTCCCTTCAGCACCATGCTGTTCAGAAAGTTCATCAGCTGTGTCGTCATCCTGGCCTACAAGATCTATCATAAGGACATAGA GCCCTCTGATAACATACTCGTGTCCTGTTTCTCCAAGCTGATGAGAGAGAATATCATTCCTAATGCAAAGAACGTAAAAG GGCGATTGTTTCCCAACCCTCTGCATGCCGTGATTGCTGTCAACTACATTGAAAGGTGCTGGGACATCTACAAGGCTTTCTGCAGAGTCAATCCAGCTCCATTTGGAGATCAAACACTGACCGTCAGGCACTTCATATGGATGTTCAAG GACCTGGGACTGTTTGATTCTAAGATGACTACAGGAAAACTTGTGCAAATCCTCTCTGTGGAGAACCCGGCTGTTTATGACCACTCCCACTACAACCTGGATCTAGAG ATGACACTCCTGGAGTTCTTTGAGGCACTGCTGGGATGTGCAGATGTCTGGGATCTGAGCGATGTGCAGAGCTCTAATGACCAGGTGGAGAACTGCCCTTTAACTGACACCAGAGACAACCCACTACAGAGGTCCTCACAAAACACCTTGTCTTTGAGTGGACCTGCTGTGAAGCCACCCAACCCCAACATCTCTCCTGACGTTGGGAGCTCAATTGAGTCCATTGAG TTGAGAAAGTCTAAGGATGTTCTCCAGCTGTCTACACTTGAGGTGGAAcctaagaggcctacagcagTAGGTGATCTTAAATCACAGACCGAGG AATCAGGTGGTGAATCAGCAACATACTCATCTGCCAATGAGACGACAGAAGGAACAACCATGGTGAGCTTATCATCGGCAGTAGAGCCTAAGGAGTCAAACCACCCTACCAGTGACCATCCTCTGAGCCCAG AGGCTGTTGAGAACAGGAGTGGTGTTGGAGGGAAAAGGTCCGGCCCAGCCGAGACAGAATTGGACTGCTGGATCCAGAGGACCCACCATTTCTTCTCCCAGAGGTTCTTCCCAGCATACGAGTACAGCCTGGCCCTGAGGAAGGAGGTTCTGGATGACAAGCTCAAGCAGGCGGCAATTGCCCGCATCGCTTTAGCAAAAGCAAAAGATGTCGCTAG GTTGAGGGAGCAGTGGGAGgcagaagaggaagaaaagaggGAGGACGAGGAGGCTGAACAGGGTGAAGGGCAAGAGGATGATTTTAACCCCTCTCCAGCAGCCCAGACACCTGCTGCCTCCACCACCTCAGTTGTCATGACCAAACAGCCTGGCAAAGTGGCCAAGAAGAAATGA
- the rsph10b gene encoding radial spoke head 10 homolog B isoform X3, whose amino-acid sequence MTASFASQLPHDDKHLQRSDDEFDEVLSLSNIIVQRYEGEKYLEQFHGEGVAHFHGGHVYKGMFSKGFMQGHGVYTWAGGVKYEGEFAFNMPMGHGIYTWQDGSCYEGEVFNGLRHGVGTFTCANALVKYRGQWHHCRRHGKGTVYYNQEETSWYEGDWVNSKREGWGVRCYPSGNVYEGHWRNNMKQGQGRMCWHQLGQQYTGTWENGVQHGQGTHTWFLKRVPGSQYPLRNEYAGNFVQGLRHGKGSFFYASGAVYKGEWRSNKKHGQGKFVFKSGHIFEGEFINDHMVKFPAFCLDRSNTPDLSGIRTHTPGPEDESTRRALGEHTICRPALLGPDMARDISALLENLPENQREQKFKEVEFVVLRHIAELRTIYSFYSSLGRDQSADNTFLLSRLQLWRLLKDCSIHKQGITLAQIDRYISADDAPSEIHSPFSTMLFRKFISCVVILAYKIYHKDIEPSDNILVSCFSKLMRENIIPNAKNVKGRLFPNPLHAVIAVNYIERCWDIYKAFCRVNPAPFGDQTLTVRHFIWMFKDLGLFDSKMTTGKLVQILSVENPAVYDHSHYNLDLEMTLLEFFEALLGCADVWDLSDVQSSNDQVENCPLTDTRDNPLQRSSQNTLSLSGPAVKPPNPNISPDVGSSIESIELRKSKDVLQLSTLEVEPKRPTAVGDLKSQTEESGGESATYSSANETTEGTTMVSLSSAVEPKESNHPTSDHPLSPEAVENRSGVGGKRSGPAETELDCWIQRTHHFFSQRFFPAYEYSLALRKEVLDDKLKQAAIARIALAKAKDVARLREQWEAEEEEKREDEEAEQGEGQEDDFNPSPAAQTPAASTTSVVMTKQPGKVAKKK is encoded by the exons GTATGAAGGAGAGAAGTATTTAGAGCAGTTCCATGGTGAAGGCGTGGCACATTTTCATGGAGGACATGTATATAAG GGTATGTTTTCCAAAGGATTCATGCAAGGACATGGTGTGTATACTTGGGCAGGTGGTGTAAAATATGAG GGGGAGTTTGCATTTAATATGCCCATGGGCCATGGGATATATACCTGGCAGGATGGAAGCTGTTATGAGGGAGAGGTGTTTAATGGACTCCGCCATGGTGTGGGGACATTCACGTGTGCCAATGCTTTAGTAAAATACAGAGGGCAGTGGCATCACTGCAGAAGACATGGAAAG GGGACAGTTTactataaccaggaggagacatCCTGGTATGAAGGAGACTGGGTGAACAGTAAAAGAGAAGGATGGGGGGTACGATG TTACCCATCTGGAAATGTGTATGAGGGCCACTGGAGGAACAATATGAAACAAGGTCAAGGCAGGATGTGCTGGCACCAGCTGGGTCAACAGTACACAGGGACATGGGAGAATGGGGTCCAG CACGGACAGGGGACCCACACATGGTTCCTGAAGAGAGTGCCTGGCTCTCAGTATCCCCTGAGGAATGAGTACGCTGGGAACTTTGTCCAAGGGCTGAGGCATGGCAAGGGCAGCTTCTTTTATGCCAGCGGGGCTGTTTACAAAGGCGAGTGGAGGAGCAACAAAAAACATGGACAG gggaagtttgttttcaaaagtgggcatatatttgaAGGAGAATTTATCAATGACCACATGGTAAAGTTTCCGGCCTTCTGCCTGGATCGTTCAAACACTCCTGATCTGAGTGGAATAAGAACACACACTCCGGGTCCTGAGGATG AATCTACTAGAAGAGCATTAGGAGAACACACCATCTGTAGGCCAGCCCTGCTTGGGCCTGATATGGCTCGGGACATCTCTGCTTTGCTGGAGAACCTCccagagaaccagagagaacAGAAGTTCAAAGAG GTGGAGTTTGTGGTGCTGAGGCACATAGCTGAGCTGAGGACCATCTATAGCTTCTACAGTAGCCTGGGCCGTGATCAGTCGGCAGACAACACTTTCCTGCTCTCCCGTCTGCAGCTCTGGAGACTCCTCAAAGACTGCAGCATCCACAAGCAAGGCATCACCCTAGCCCAGATTGACCGCTACATCTCTG CAGATGATGCCCCTTCAGAGATCCATTCTCCCTTCAGCACCATGCTGTTCAGAAAGTTCATCAGCTGTGTCGTCATCCTGGCCTACAAGATCTATCATAAGGACATAGA GCCCTCTGATAACATACTCGTGTCCTGTTTCTCCAAGCTGATGAGAGAGAATATCATTCCTAATGCAAAGAACGTAAAAG GGCGATTGTTTCCCAACCCTCTGCATGCCGTGATTGCTGTCAACTACATTGAAAGGTGCTGGGACATCTACAAGGCTTTCTGCAGAGTCAATCCAGCTCCATTTGGAGATCAAACACTGACCGTCAGGCACTTCATATGGATGTTCAAG GACCTGGGACTGTTTGATTCTAAGATGACTACAGGAAAACTTGTGCAAATCCTCTCTGTGGAGAACCCGGCTGTTTATGACCACTCCCACTACAACCTGGATCTAGAG ATGACACTCCTGGAGTTCTTTGAGGCACTGCTGGGATGTGCAGATGTCTGGGATCTGAGCGATGTGCAGAGCTCTAATGACCAGGTGGAGAACTGCCCTTTAACTGACACCAGAGACAACCCACTACAGAGGTCCTCACAAAACACCTTGTCTTTGAGTGGACCTGCTGTGAAGCCACCCAACCCCAACATCTCTCCTGACGTTGGGAGCTCAATTGAGTCCATTGAG TTGAGAAAGTCTAAGGATGTTCTCCAGCTGTCTACACTTGAGGTGGAAcctaagaggcctacagcagTAGGTGATCTTAAATCACAGACCGAGG AATCAGGTGGTGAATCAGCAACATACTCATCTGCCAATGAGACGACAGAAGGAACAACCATGGTGAGCTTATCATCGGCAGTAGAGCCTAAGGAGTCAAACCACCCTACCAGTGACCATCCTCTGAGCCCAG AGGCTGTTGAGAACAGGAGTGGTGTTGGAGGGAAAAGGTCCGGCCCAGCCGAGACAGAATTGGACTGCTGGATCCAGAGGACCCACCATTTCTTCTCCCAGAGGTTCTTCCCAGCATACGAGTACAGCCTGGCCCTGAGGAAGGAGGTTCTGGATGACAAGCTCAAGCAGGCGGCAATTGCCCGCATCGCTTTAGCAAAAGCAAAAGATGTCGCTAG GTTGAGGGAGCAGTGGGAGgcagaagaggaagaaaagaggGAGGACGAGGAGGCTGAACAGGGTGAAGGGCAAGAGGATGATTTTAACCCCTCTCCAGCAGCCCAGACACCTGCTGCCTCCACCACCTCAGTTGTCATGACCAAACAGCCTGGCAAAGTGGCCAAGAAGAAATGA